The Halostagnicola larsenii XH-48 DNA segment ACCCCTCTTCACGGAGCGTGTTTAAATGGGTGAACACAGTGCTCGTAGACGTATCGAGCTGTTCTGCGATCTCCGAGACGCCTGCAGGTTCCAGCTCGTCAAGCACCCTCAGGATGTCGAACGAGGTTTCGACCGCGCTAATCGTCTTTTGTGTGTGATTGCTACTCATGCCACTGTGTCATTTTGGAATAGACAAAAAGGTTCTTCTGCTGTATCGATTCTCTTTTCGATCATGCCGAAAACCGTGTGATAGCCAAGATACGGAGGCTGCTCTACGCTGGTCTCACTATTAGGGTGCAACGGATCGAGAAACTTCGAAGTTTGAGCGTTCAACGCGACCACTACGAACGTTCTGTCGTCACCTGGCGCTCTAATTCGCTCTGATCGGAAATTATCAATTACCGATGATAAATTCGGAAGTCGAGCGTATAGTATTTCACGATATCGGAACAGGAAATGATAAAGATTAGCATGGAATAAGCACGGAATTCAGAGCCCTCGGTGGATTAGCTGTCCAGGAGATTTGTTTGAGGCTTTTCACACTATCGGAACAGATTCGTGGAAAAACTCTTGAAAATAACTCATAGAAGCCATATACCTTTATAATCTTCCAATAACAGGGGTTGGACATGGCATTTGAACATGCCCCGTTGGTGGCGTTCGGTGTTGGATTAGTTACGACAATACTACTACTCGTCCGACTTAAGTTACCAGCGTTCATCGGGTTGATAATTTCGACGTTCGTCGTCGGGATCGTTGCGCCGGAAGTCCCGCTGGCCGACGTGGCAACTGAAACGGCGACGTCCTTCGGTGACACCTTCGCCGGTGTGGGGATACCAATCCTGATGGCCGCTGTAATCGGAAAGACAATGCTCGAAAGCGGAGCAGCAGAGCGTATCATCCGCTCGTTCACGTCGATCACAGGCGAGGACAAGGGGGAATACGCACTATTCGGGAGTGGATTCGTGCTCGCGATCCCCGTCTTCTTCGGGAACGTGTTTTACCTACTCGCGCCGCTGGCCCGCTCAATGCGGGCTCGAGTCGGACATAGCTACTCGCTGTTTATCGTCGCGATCTGCGCTGCTGCGGCGACGACGCACGTCTTCGTCCCGCCGACCCCCGGACCGCTCGCTGTCGCGGCCGAGATCGAGGCGAACCTCGGAACGACGATCCTCGTCGGGCTCATGGTTGGGTTTCCGACGGCGATCCTCTCGGGGCTGGTCTACGGCAAGTTCATCTCGAGGCGGATCAACATCCCGCTTCGCGACACGATGGGGACGACTACCGAGGAGCTCAAGGAGATTTCCCAGCAATCCTCCGAAAACCTTCCCGGCGTCTTCGAGGCCTCGCTGCCGATCCTCCTGGCCATCATACTGGTCGGGGCACAGACCGTCACGGACACGTTCGTTTCGTCAAGCACACAAGTCGTCTCGATATTCGCCTTTCTCGGGAATCCGAACTTTGCGTTGACCGTTGCCGCGCTCGTCTCCGCCATCACGTTCTATCGGGTGAAGACCCACGACTTAGAGACGTGGGCGGACGAACTCACTGAGGCGCTGAAGGAGGGCGGTAACATCGCCGCCATCGTCGGTGCCGGTGGGGCATTCGGCGGGATGCTCGCCGCGGCCGGTGTCGGCGGGTACATCTCCAGTGCGCTGCAGGAGCTGGGGTTCGGCCTTATCGTTACCGCATGGATCATCGCTGCTGCGGTTCGCATCGCACAGGGGTCCGCGACCGTCGCTATGCTGACGACCGCCGGGATCGTCGCCCCGCTCGTTGGTCAACTGTCGGTCCACCCGGCGTACCTCGTGATGGCCATCGGGGCCGGTGGGAACATCCTATCCTGGTACAACGACGGTGGGTTCTGGATTATTACCGAGATCGGCGGGCTAACACAGACAGAGGCGTTGAAGACTTGGACGGTCGTGACGACACTGATCGCTGTCTTTGGGCTCGTCTTCACTCTCGGCTTCTCGACGGTGATGCCGCTCGCATGATGGAGCACACTACCGGCCTGAAACTGGAGTTGGTGGTTGGTGCCGAATCCTCTATCCGCGGTCGTATCGGACGATTCAGTATTGAAGAGACCTATTACAGCTACCTATGAAGATCACAGATATCGAAGCGTTTGCGGTCAACGTTCCGCTCGTTCCGTTCGAAGACGGAGGTATCGCGCCGTACGTAACGAATCATAACTCGCTGACGGACATGGACCGGGTTCTCGTCCGGGTCGACACCGACGAGGGTATCTCCGGATGGGGAGAGGTTCGCGTCTTCCTCACGCCCGAGGCCTCCGTCTCGATCATCGAAGAGGGCATTCGTCCACTCGTCGTTGGACAGTCTCCGTTCGAACTGGAGAAGCTCAGGCGACAGGTATTCATCGAGTACGCGAACGCCGACATGTTCTTCGCTCCAGTGGAGGTCGCGTGTTGGGACATCGTCGGCAAATCGCTCGGCAAACCGGTGTACGAGCTACTCGGCGGCTGGACCGCGCCGAGTCAAACGGACATGAAACACCGAGATCATCAGACTGACTATGGGGACGTCCGCGATGTCGAGGTCGCCTACTGCCTCGGTATCCTCGCTCCCGAGCAATCCAGACGGCGCGCCGCAGAAGTGCTCGATGCGGGCTACTCCGTGCTGAAGACGAAAGCCGGGCGTGACTGGAAGGATGACGTAGCCCGCATTAAAGCGATGCACGACGAGGTAGACGGCGAACTCGAGTTCCGCCTCGATCCCAATCAGGGCTGGACGATCGACCAAGCGATTCGTGTCGGGTCGGAGCTTACCGACGCGGGAATCTATCTCCAGTACATGGAACAGCCCATCCGCGTTGACGCACACAAGTCACTGGCTAGCCTGAAAAACCAAACGCGACAGCCGATGGGCCCGAACGAGGACACCTATATTCCACACAACCTCCGCCGACTTATCGACGCAGGAGCCATCGATGTCGCCGTGCTCGATCTGACCCCGGCAGGGGGAATTACTGGGCTTCGTCAGCAGGCTGCCATCGCGGAGGACGCAGGGATACCTATCGCGCATCACTGCGCGTTCGACCTCGGCGTGAGAACGGCGGCGATCCTCCATTCCGTCCAAGGGATTCCCGGCTTCGCGTTACCTCCAGATTCGGTCTACTACGGCTGGGAAGACGACGTAATCGCCGACCCGTTCGAAATTTCCGACGGAACGCTGTCCGTCCCTGACGATCCCGGACTGGGTGTCGAAGTCGATCGAGACCGTATCGAGGAGTACCGTATCGCATGACCCATCCGACCGCACAATTAGACGAGATGGTCTCGTTCGGGGCGCAGTCTGCGGCCGATATCGGGGCTGTGGGAGCAGCGGCAGGATCCGTTCTCGTCGTTCCAGTCGGCAGCGTCGAACAGCACGGAAAGCACCTCCCCGTCATGACCGATACGCTGCTAGCCGATAGCGTAGCGACAACGGCTGCAAAGCGCGTCGCGGACGACGCTCCTATCCTTGTCGCACCTCCGCTCAGGCCGGGCTACTCCCCCCACCACTGCTCGTTCGGCGGGACGCTCACCGCCGGATTCGACACGCTGCTCGACCTGGTCCGTGACACTGCAGACTCGGGGCTCACGAATGGGTTCGACGCACTGGTACTAGTGAACGGCCACGGAGGGAACGGCCCGCTCATCGACGCCGCCGTGTCGGAGATCGGACGCGAACACCCGGCGGTGGAGGTCCTCGGGCTCACATACTTCGAGCTGGTGGCTGATCTTGTTGAGGAAATCCGTGACAGCGAGATGGGCGGGATGGCCCATGGTGGGGAGTTCGAGACGTCGTTAATGCTGCACCTCCATCCAGAGCTCGTCGATACGGAGTCAATGCCCGCGACGTACTGGGAGGAGCAGTACGATCTGGCCGGGGACGATCTTGTCAGTGGGGGGCCGCTGTCCGTGTACCGGCCGTTCGAAGATTACTCTGACAGCGGAGCTATCGGCGACCCAGACGTCGCGGACGAAGCTACCGGCAAACGACTCTTCAAGGGATCGACAGAGGCCCTTGCGGATCTCCTGCTGGAGGTGCACGAACGGAACACCGACTAACCTCTCGTTGGGCAACCCGCTGCCCGCTAAGACCTGTCCGAAGAGGAGTCGTGTACAGCCCACAGAATAGCCGAGACCACACCGATTCACATCCAATCATGAAAGAAATTTCGACGACAGCAGCACCAGAAAGCATCGGGCCGTTTTCCCAGGGACTCGTGACTGACTCAACAGTCTACGTCTCGGGCCAAGGCCCGATCGATCCCGAATCAGGCGACATAATCAACGGCGACGTTCGCGAACAGACGAAACAAACGCTCGAAAATGTCAGGGCCGTACTCGACGCCGCTGGCTGCTCGCTCGACGACATCGTCAAGGCTACCGTGTTTGTGACGGACATGGACACCTACGAGGCGGTCAACGAGGTGTACGGCGAGTACATGAACCCGCCATTCCCAGCCCGAAGTGCGGTCGAGGTTTCCTCGCTCCCAGTCCCCATCGACGTCGAGATCGAGGTCATCGCGGAGCAGTAAAGACATAATCGCACTCGCCTGAGCAGCCACTAGGTGCTCCCGACGCGTGAAGCGTTCTGCGAGGCGATTGCCGAGGAAGTCGACGGAACTGGTTGACATTCTCCCTGTCGTCAACTGCCTCGGGGCTTGACCCCGAGGCTTGTCAGTGGACTCCCGCTCTAACCGAGTAACTCGGTAGGTCGGAAACGACCATTCGCGTTCAACGTCCCTGACTTGAGAGCCAGTTGACTGGTGGCTCGTTCAGCACCAGACTTGAGCCAGTGCTGAACAAGTCGCCACCCGATGTTCCGAGCGGCGTTGTAATCGCTGTGAAGTTGCTTCCCGCATTTCAGACACTCGAACTCGTCACCATTGCGGTTTTCCTCGTGAATGAACAGTAGGTGCTGATTCAACTCGGCGGCCGAGCGGAGACTCCAAGTTGGAAGACTGCCAACCCAGTTCTGGCGATAACTCACAGTCGTATCTGAACACTACCGGTGTAAGGGGCCCAAGAATCAAAGACTAGTGCAGGTTGCACTCCAAGTGTTTGTGAGATACATTTGGACAAAGCCGACTGCCGAGTATTCTAGTGATTCACTAGAGCCCAACGTTTACATATTGTTTTCATCCCCTTTCTGGGATTTTTCGAACGCTGCTAGTGCAGATACTTGGCGTGAGTTGAACGGGCGAGAGGAGCTCGGGGAAACATTTGATGATGTGATTCAGCGATTGCTTGCCGAAGATTTTCAATAACATCCACCCTGCCTAAAGGCATGGTATTGCGCCTGTTCAGCGTATGACAGAGAACTAGGATGGGTCTCTCAGAAGAGAAATTCGAATTAAAAGATCCCGGATCAAGGCGGATGCCACGAGGCTTGAGACGATAGCATCAAATCAGTTCATTCAATGGATTCCCATTGCCTCAATTTGCTCTTGATAACGGTTCCGAATCGTAACCTCCGTTACCTGGGCAACATCAGAGACCTCCCGTTGTGTCCGTTTTTCATTACAAAGAAGACTCGCCGCGTAAATTGCAGCTGCAGCATATCCGGTTGGTGACTTTCCTGAAAGTAGTCCTTTCTCAGCAGACGTGTCGATGATTTCGTTGGCTTTTACCTGTACTTCCTCCGGTAACTCGAGTTCAGAGCAGAATCGGGGCACATATTTTTTCGGATCAACGGGTTTCATCTCGAGGCTGAGTTCTTGGGAGATATATCGGTATGTTCGTCCAATCTCTTTCTGATCAACGCGTGATACAGCTGATACCTCTTCGAGTGATCGTGGAACACCTTCCATACGACAGGCTGCATATAGTGCACTCGTGGCGACCCCCTCAATAGAGCGCCCCCGAATGAGGTCTTCCTCCAAAGCACGCCGATAGAGGACACTAGCAACTTCGCGAATGGACCGAGGAACCCCTAATCCAGAAGCCATTCGATCAATCTCGGAGAGGGCGAACTGAAGATTTCGTTCGCCAGCATCCTTTGTTCGAATCCGTTCTTGCCATTTCCGCAGCCGGTTCATTTGACTTCGCTTGTTCGAAGAGAGCGACCGTCCGTAGGCATCTTTGTTTTGCCAGTCGATCGTTGTGGTCAACCCCTTATCGTGCATCGTCTGGGTCGTTGGAGCCCCAACACGAGATTTGTTATTGCGCTCCGAGTGATTGAACGCCCGCCATTCTGGCCCTCGATCAATTGTCTCTTCCTCGAGGATCAATCCACAGTCCTCGCAACTTACTTCGCTCTCGTCCGAACTTCGAACAAGCGAACTTGATTCACACTCAGGGCAAGTGCGAACGCCCTCTTGATCATCTGTTTTCTCTGTTGTCTGCACATCACGTTCCTTTTGGCGAGCGGGGCGTTTCATTTGTTAGTTGTACATTCTCTCTCAGGGAGTTAAAGACTGTGAGAATTTTAACTGATGAAATTGAGTTGTGTTATCTTTCTATGGTACTTTAACTTCGAAAATCAAAACCAAATATGGTTGTGAGGAGTTCTACTAGGAGAACAAGGGTTTGAATTGCTTAGTTTTCATCAATCTGTATCATAATGGACTATGAAAAGTCAATTTAACCCTGGAAAGATAACAA contains these protein-coding regions:
- a CDS encoding transcription initiation factor IIB, translating into MKRPARQKERDVQTTEKTDDQEGVRTCPECESSSLVRSSDESEVSCEDCGLILEEETIDRGPEWRAFNHSERNNKSRVGAPTTQTMHDKGLTTTIDWQNKDAYGRSLSSNKRSQMNRLRKWQERIRTKDAGERNLQFALSEIDRMASGLGVPRSIREVASVLYRRALEEDLIRGRSIEGVATSALYAACRMEGVPRSLEEVSAVSRVDQKEIGRTYRYISQELSLEMKPVDPKKYVPRFCSELELPEEVQVKANEIIDTSAEKGLLSGKSPTGYAAAAIYAASLLCNEKRTQREVSDVAQVTEVTIRNRYQEQIEAMGIH
- a CDS encoding Rid family detoxifying hydrolase, whose translation is MKEISTTAAPESIGPFSQGLVTDSTVYVSGQGPIDPESGDIINGDVREQTKQTLENVRAVLDAAGCSLDDIVKATVFVTDMDTYEAVNEVYGEYMNPPFPARSAVEVSSLPVPIDVEIEVIAEQ
- a CDS encoding creatininase family protein; amino-acid sequence: MTHPTAQLDEMVSFGAQSAADIGAVGAAAGSVLVVPVGSVEQHGKHLPVMTDTLLADSVATTAAKRVADDAPILVAPPLRPGYSPHHCSFGGTLTAGFDTLLDLVRDTADSGLTNGFDALVLVNGHGGNGPLIDAAVSEIGREHPAVEVLGLTYFELVADLVEEIRDSEMGGMAHGGEFETSLMLHLHPELVDTESMPATYWEEQYDLAGDDLVSGGPLSVYRPFEDYSDSGAIGDPDVADEATGKRLFKGSTEALADLLLEVHERNTD
- a CDS encoding mandelate racemase/muconate lactonizing enzyme family protein — its product is MKITDIEAFAVNVPLVPFEDGGIAPYVTNHNSLTDMDRVLVRVDTDEGISGWGEVRVFLTPEASVSIIEEGIRPLVVGQSPFELEKLRRQVFIEYANADMFFAPVEVACWDIVGKSLGKPVYELLGGWTAPSQTDMKHRDHQTDYGDVRDVEVAYCLGILAPEQSRRRAAEVLDAGYSVLKTKAGRDWKDDVARIKAMHDEVDGELEFRLDPNQGWTIDQAIRVGSELTDAGIYLQYMEQPIRVDAHKSLASLKNQTRQPMGPNEDTYIPHNLRRLIDAGAIDVAVLDLTPAGGITGLRQQAAIAEDAGIPIAHHCAFDLGVRTAAILHSVQGIPGFALPPDSVYYGWEDDVIADPFEISDGTLSVPDDPGLGVEVDRDRIEEYRIA
- a CDS encoding GntP family permease yields the protein MAFEHAPLVAFGVGLVTTILLLVRLKLPAFIGLIISTFVVGIVAPEVPLADVATETATSFGDTFAGVGIPILMAAVIGKTMLESGAAERIIRSFTSITGEDKGEYALFGSGFVLAIPVFFGNVFYLLAPLARSMRARVGHSYSLFIVAICAAAATTHVFVPPTPGPLAVAAEIEANLGTTILVGLMVGFPTAILSGLVYGKFISRRINIPLRDTMGTTTEELKEISQQSSENLPGVFEASLPILLAIILVGAQTVTDTFVSSSTQVVSIFAFLGNPNFALTVAALVSAITFYRVKTHDLETWADELTEALKEGGNIAAIVGAGGAFGGMLAAAGVGGYISSALQELGFGLIVTAWIIAAAVRIAQGSATVAMLTTAGIVAPLVGQLSVHPAYLVMAIGAGGNILSWYNDGGFWIITEIGGLTQTEALKTWTVVTTLIAVFGLVFTLGFSTVMPLA